One genomic window of Struthio camelus isolate bStrCam1 chromosome 1, bStrCam1.hap1, whole genome shotgun sequence includes the following:
- the BIRC2 gene encoding baculoviral IAP repeat-containing protein 2, protein MNIMENSPFLANMMKHSALCDELKYDLSCELYRMSTFSTFPVNVPVSERSLARAGFYYTGVKDTVKCFCCGLMLDNWQPGDNAMEKHKQLYPSCDFIQNVLSVNNLGLSSRSAFSPLVTSSFSPSLHSINFTQSLEQVGYFSGSFSSFPQDPITTRAVDLSCLRPKLCNPSMSTEDARLRTFHSWPLTFLSPADLAKAGFYYLGTADKVACFTCGGHLSNWEPKDNAMSEHRRHFPKCPFVENLTRDQLNFNVSNVSMQTHEARVKTFINWPTRIPVQPKQLADAGFYYVGRNDDVKCFCCDGGLRCWESGDDPWIEHAKWFPRCEYLLHVKGREFVSQIQARFPHLLEQLLSTSDIPVDENADPPIIHFEPGESHSEDAIMMNTPVVKAALEMGFSRRLIKQTVQSKILATGENYKTVNDLVSDLLTAEDEKREEEKERQSEEVASDDLSLIRKNRMALFQRLTCVLPILESLLSAKVISELEHDVIKQKTQTPLQARELIDTVLVKGNAAASIFRNCLRDRDPLLYKDLFVEKSVKYVPTEDVSGLPMEEQLRRLQEERTCKVCMDKEVSIVFIPCGHLVVCKECAPSLRKCPICRGTIKGTVRTFLS, encoded by the exons ATGAACATAATGGAGAATAGCCCTTTCTTGGCTAACATGATGAAGCACAGTGCTCTATGTGATGAACTGAAGTATGATTTATCCTGTGAACTCTACCGAATGTCCACATTCTCTACTTTCCCTGTTAATGTGCCAGTGTCAGAACGGAGCCTTGCACGGGCTGGGTTTTACTACACTGGTGTGAAAGACACAGTTAAATGCTTCTGTTGTGGGTTAATGTTGGACAACTGGCAACCAGGAGATAATGCtatggaaaaacacaaacaactcTATCCTAGCTGCGATTTTATTCAGAACGTGCTTTCAGTTAACAACCTTGGGTTGTCCTCTCGTTCTGCCTTTTCACCTCTGGTCACAAGCAGTTTTTCACCATCTCTACATTCCATAAACTTCACTCAAAGTTTAGAGCAAGTTGGCTATTTCAGTGgctctttttccagttttcctcaaGACCCCATAACTACTAGGGCTGTTGACCTCTCATGTTTGAGACCGAAGCTTTGCAATCCTTCCATGAGCACAGAAGATGCTAGACTACGCACTTTTCACTCATGGCCCCTGACGTTTCTCTCGCCCGCGGATCTGGCGAAGGCTGGATTTTATTACCTGGGGACAGCAGACAAAGTTGCCTGTTTTACCTGTGGTGGTCATCTGAGTAACTGGGAACCGAAAGATAATGCCATGTCGGAGCATCGGAGACACTTTCCTAAGTGCCCTTTTGTGGAAAATCTTACTCGAGACCAACTGAACTTCAATGTTTCTAATGTGAGCATGCAAACCCATGAAGCACGTGTTAAAACATTTATTAACTGGCCAACTAGAATTCCAGTTCAACCTAAACAGCTTGCAGATGCTGGTTTTTACTATGTAG ggcGCAATGATGATGTCAAGTGTTTTTGCTGTGATGGTGGGTTAAGGTGCTGGGAGTCTGGAGACGATCCATGGATTGAGCATGCAAAGTGGTTCCCAAG GTGTGAATATCTGCTTCATGTAAAAGGAAGAGAATTTGTAAGTCAAATTCAGGCCAGGTTCCCCCACCTTCTTGAACAG CTGTTGTCGACCTCTGATATACCTGTGGATGAAAACGCTGATCCCCCAA TTATTCATTTTGAACCTGGAGAAAGTCATTCAGAAGATGCAATTATGATGAACACACCTGTGGTTAAAGCTGCCTTGGAGATGGGATTTAGTAGAAGGCTAATAAAGCAAACAGTGCAAAGTAAAATCTTGGCCACTGGAGAAAACTACAAGACTGTTAATGATCTTGTGTCTGATCTGCTCACTGCTGAAGatgagaagagggaagaggagaaagagaggcagtCTGAAGAAGTGGCATCCG ATGACTTGTCCTTAATCCGGAAAAATCGAATGGCTTTATTCCAACGTTTGACATGTGTACTTCCAATCCTTGAGAGTTTACTATCTGCTAAAGTGATAAGTGAACTTGAGCATGATGTTATTAAGCAAAAGACTCAGACACCGTTGCAAGCAAGGGAGCTGATAGATACGGTCTTAGTGAAAGGAAATGCAGCGGCCAGCATATTCAGAAACTGTCTACGAGACCGTGACCCTTTACTATACAAAGATTTATTTG TGGAGAAGAGTGTGAAGTATGTTCCCACAGAAGATGTTTCAG GTTTACCTATGGAAGAACAATTAAGGAGACTACAAGAAGAAAGAACATGTAAAGTTTGCATGGATAAAGAAGTTTCCATTGTTTTCATTCCTTGTGGTCACTTAGTGGTGTGCAAAGAATGTGCACCTTCTCTTAGGAAATGCCCTATTTGCAGGGGGACAATCAAGGGTACAGTGCGTACTTTTCTTTCGTAA